A region of the Nocardia asteroides genome:
CCCCCGCACCGCACAGGAACACATTGCGGTGGCCGGTCGCGACGCCCCACCGGGCGGCGGGGTCGGCCGGGTCGGCGTCCTCCGGGAAATAGGGGAAGGCCAGATCCCGGTGGAAGATGTGTCCACCGGGCAGGCCGACCTCGCGCTCGAGTTCGATCGGCGTCTTCGCCTCGAAGCAGGGCGCGCCGTCGGCATCCGTCGCCAAGCAGTCCGCGATCGGCTCGGCCAGCACCGAATCCAATTGCGCCAGCGTGGCTTCCACGATCTGGTTCTTCGCCGCCTCGTGATCGGCGGCGAAGAGCTTCCCGCGAGCGTGCAGCCCGAACAGCGTGAGGGTGTGCGCGCCACCCGCGGCCAGTTCGGGCGCCAGGATCGTCGGGTCGGTCAAGGTATGGCAATAGATTTCGGCGGGCGGCGCGGACGGGATACGGCCGATCGCGGCCTCGCCGTAGGCACGGTCGAGCTGAGCGTAGGACTCGCCGATGTGAAAGGTCCCGGCGAATGCCGCGCGCGGATCGACCTCGGCGTCGCGCAACCGCGGAAGACGGCGCAGCAGCATGTTCATCTTCAGCTGCGCGCCTTCGGGTTTCGGCGGCAGTGTGTCACCGAGCAGTCCGGCGAGTGTGTACGGCGCGACGTTCGCCAGCACGTGACGCGCGCCGACCTTTCCGTCCGGATAGCCGACCTCCGCTGTGCGGCCGTCGGTTTCGATGCTCGTCACTTCGCAGCCGGTGACGATCTCCGCGCCTGCCGCACGCGCGGCCTCGGCCAGCGCGTCGGTCAGCGCGCCCATGCCGCCGACCGGCACGTCCCAGTCGCCGGTTCCCCCACCGATCACGTGATAGAGGAAGCAGCGGTTCTGCCGCAGCGACGGATCGTGGGCATGGGTGAATG
Encoded here:
- a CDS encoding NAD(P)/FAD-dependent oxidoreductase produces the protein MTPTRSFYDVVIVGGGHNGLVAAAYSARAGRSVLVLERQAHTGGAAVSARVFAGVDARLSRYSYLVSLLPRAIVQDLGLRFETRRRSVSSYTPVGDGGLLVSSAQARTAASFARLTGSDREFAAWRRFYESTGQLARRVFPTLTRPLPSKEALRHIVDDAATWEALFERPLGETIESTFDDDVVRGVVLTDALIGTFTHAHDPSLRQNRCFLYHVIGGGTGDWDVPVGGMGALTDALAEAARAAGAEIVTGCEVTSIETDGRTAEVGYPDGKVGARHVLANVAPYTLAGLLGDTLPPKPEGAQLKMNMLLRRLPRLRDAEVDPRAAFAGTFHIGESYAQLDRAYGEAAIGRIPSAPPAEIYCHTLTDPTILAPELAAGGAHTLTLFGLHARGKLFAADHEAAKNQIVEATLAQLDSVLAEPIADCLATDADGAPCFEAKTPIELEREVGLPGGHIFHRDLAFPYFPEDADPADPAARWGVATGHRNVFLCGAGAIRGGGVSGIPGHNAAMAVLDADQAG